The nucleotide sequence TAAAATTTTTGAGCGCAAGGCGGGTGACCTCATGTACCTGTCTTTCGTCATCGACAACAAGTATTTTCCAGGGCGTTTCGCTGTTGCTGGCAGCGGTGTCTTGGTCGTCCGAGAATAGAGGCTCATCTTCAAAGTCAAGGCGTTCATTGGCAGTGACTGAATCGTTAGACTGAGGCATGGGTTCCCTCGTCTGTAATCTGTAAGGGTAAGTTCAGAATAAACTTGCTTCCTGAGCCTAAGGTGCTTTCACACCGGATGGTGCCCCGAAGGTTTTGCGTCACAATGTTGTGAACAATATGGAGCCCCAAGCCACTACCGCCGCGCTCTCGAGCAGTTGTGAAGAACGGCTCAAAAATCTTTGCTTGGTGGCTCTCAGAGATACCACACCCATCATCGGCGTACTCTAAGATCACCTGCTCTTCTTGCTGATGCAATGAAAAACTGAGGTGCCCCTGCTCTCCTGGGCCATAGGCATGTCGTGTAGAGTTGATCACCAAGTTTGTCACAATCTGAGAAAGCGCTCCAGGATAACTTACCATCTTCAGCGAAATATCTCCGTCAACGGTCGTTTGGTGTTTTGTGGCCTTAAGGTGAGGCTCTAGGCTAGTGAGCACACTGTTGATATAGGGGATGATTGTAAAGGGTCGCTTCTCAAAACTGGTCTGATCTACGGCAACTTGCTTGAAGCTTTGAATAAGCTGGGCTGCTCTGTCAAGGTTGCTCAATACGAGACGACTACTATCTGCTGCAGTTTCGAGATAGCCAGAAAGGGTTGAACGCTTTAAGCTACCTTGCTTATAGAGCTCGTCGAAGGCTTGTGTTTCATTCTGCAGCACGGACGCTGCCAAGAGGGCGTTGCCGACGGGAGTATTGATCTCATGGGCGACACCCGCTACAAGCTGGCCCAGGGCTGCCATTTTCTCCGACCGGATTAGCTCTGTCTGGGTTTCCTGTAGCTCCTGTAGGGTTTGGGTTAACTCACGGGTTCGTGCCTGTACCTTTTGCTCTAGCTGGTGCTGATACTCATAGAGCTGTTGCTCTTGGATATAGCTGTTGAGTGCTTCTCGCACAGTGAGCTGCAGGTCGGCAGGCTGCCAGGGTTTGGCGATATATCGATAGAGCTGAGCTGTATTAATCGCATTGGTTATCCCATCTACCCCTGCTTGCCCCGTTAGCATCACGGTTAGGGTTTTGGGTGAGAGTTCGTTGACCTGTCGCAGCACCTCGTCAC is from Acaryochloris thomasi RCC1774 and encodes:
- a CDS encoding hybrid sensor histidine kinase/response regulator; translated protein: MSKPVIVCVDDEPAVLDSLRRELSEVFEESYELETAVGGVEAVELVKDLVQDQCNVAVIIADYLMPDLKGDEVLRQVNELSPKTLTVMLTGQAGVDGITNAINTAQLYRYIAKPWQPADLQLTVREALNSYIQEQQLYEYQHQLEQKVQARTRELTQTLQELQETQTELIRSEKMAALGQLVAGVAHEINTPVGNALLAASVLQNETQAFDELYKQGSLKRSTLSGYLETAADSSRLVLSNLDRAAQLIQSFKQVAVDQTSFEKRPFTIIPYINSVLTSLEPHLKATKHQTTVDGDISLKMVSYPGALSQIVTNLVINSTRHAYGPGEQGHLSFSLHQQEEQVILEYADDGCGISESHQAKIFEPFFTTARERGGSGLGLHIVHNIVTQNLRGTIRCESTLGSGSKFILNLPLQITDEGTHASV